One Halorientalis litorea DNA segment encodes these proteins:
- a CDS encoding FAD synthase: protein MTDGTTVVAQGTFDLLHPGHVHYLSDAAAMGSELHVIVARRENVTHKTPPVLSDRQRRDMVAALAVVDHARVGHPDDIFVPIHDIDPDIIALGHDQHHEEESIAAALDEEGIDCEVRRASPREPTDEDELLSTGRIIDRICERRC, encoded by the coding sequence ATGACGGACGGGACCACCGTCGTCGCGCAGGGGACCTTCGACTTGCTCCACCCCGGCCACGTCCACTACCTGAGCGACGCCGCCGCGATGGGGTCGGAGCTACACGTCATCGTCGCCCGGCGCGAGAACGTGACCCACAAGACTCCGCCGGTTCTGTCGGACCGACAGCGCCGGGACATGGTCGCCGCGTTGGCTGTCGTCGACCACGCACGCGTAGGCCACCCCGACGACATCTTCGTCCCCATCCACGACATCGACCCCGACATCATCGCCCTCGGCCACGACCAGCACCACGAGGAAGAGTCCATCGCGGCCGCCCTCGACGAGGAAGGCATCGACTGCGAGGTGCGCCGCGCCTCACCCCGTGAGCCGACCGACGAGGACGAACTCCTCTCGACGGGGCGCATCATCGACCGCATCTGCGAGCGACGGTGCTGA
- a CDS encoding DHH family phosphoesterase, which yields MTHSQTPDDGADVSADGERLVYDLADGCTIDDIEEDAYYHATVNGIVDYGIFVDVSDAVSGLVHESNLLGTHEVGDELVVELAEIRENGDVAFGEVELADYTTEHVDTGADVAVESLEDAVGETVTVEGVVVQIKQTGGPTIFHVRDESGVVPCAAFEEAGVRAHPEVELDDVVCVTGRVERREASVQIEVDGLERTTGEDADAARDRLDEALAARAEPNDVEPLVEWPAFEKLRPDLERVAERLRAAVLDGRPIRMRHHADGDGLCASVPLQLALERFIAEHHHDPEAPRHLLKRLPSKAPFYEMEDVTRDLNFALENRERHGQRLPLLLMLDNGSTEEDTPAYRNLAHYDVPIVVVDHHHPDPEAVEPLVADHVNPYLHDEDYRITTGMMCVELARMIDPSLTDELKHVPAVAGLSDRSSADAMDDFLALASERGYEESDLRDVGEALDYATHWLKYNDGRELIDDVLNVACDDRSRHEELVEFLADRAERDVEKQLDAAMPHVEHERLDNSAHLYRIDVENHAHRFTYPAPGKTTGEIHDRKVAETGDPVITIGYGPDFAVLRSDGVRLDIPVMVEELTEEVDGGGVSGGGHLVVGSIKFVAGMREEVIDALVEKMADAELDEDLSATLSTDD from the coding sequence ATGACTCACTCGCAGACCCCCGACGACGGGGCGGACGTATCCGCCGACGGGGAGCGACTCGTCTACGACCTCGCCGACGGCTGTACCATCGACGACATCGAGGAGGACGCCTACTACCACGCGACAGTCAACGGCATCGTCGACTACGGTATCTTCGTCGACGTCTCCGACGCCGTCTCCGGTCTCGTCCACGAATCGAACCTGCTGGGAACCCACGAAGTCGGCGACGAACTCGTGGTCGAACTCGCCGAGATACGCGAGAACGGCGACGTGGCCTTCGGCGAGGTGGAACTGGCCGACTACACGACCGAACACGTCGACACCGGTGCCGATGTCGCCGTCGAGAGCCTCGAAGACGCCGTCGGGGAGACCGTCACCGTCGAAGGCGTCGTCGTCCAGATAAAACAGACCGGCGGCCCGACCATCTTCCACGTCCGTGACGAGTCCGGCGTCGTGCCCTGTGCGGCCTTCGAGGAGGCCGGCGTCCGGGCACACCCCGAGGTCGAACTCGACGACGTGGTTTGCGTCACCGGCCGCGTCGAACGCCGCGAGGCGTCCGTCCAGATAGAGGTCGACGGGTTGGAACGGACGACCGGCGAGGACGCCGACGCCGCCCGGGACCGCCTCGACGAGGCACTCGCCGCCCGCGCCGAACCGAACGACGTGGAGCCGCTGGTCGAGTGGCCGGCCTTCGAGAAACTCCGTCCGGACCTCGAACGCGTCGCGGAGCGACTGCGCGCGGCGGTACTCGACGGCCGCCCAATCCGGATGCGCCACCACGCCGACGGCGACGGCCTCTGTGCCTCCGTCCCGCTCCAACTCGCCTTGGAGCGGTTCATCGCCGAACACCACCACGACCCGGAGGCCCCCCGGCACCTCCTCAAGCGTCTACCGAGCAAGGCCCCGTTCTACGAGATGGAGGACGTGACTCGGGACCTGAACTTCGCGCTGGAGAACCGCGAGCGACACGGCCAGCGACTGCCGCTCCTGTTGATGCTGGACAACGGGTCCACCGAGGAGGACACCCCGGCCTACCGGAACCTCGCCCACTACGACGTGCCCATCGTCGTCGTCGACCACCACCACCCCGACCCGGAGGCCGTCGAACCGCTCGTGGCCGACCACGTCAACCCGTACCTGCACGACGAGGACTACCGCATCACGACGGGCATGATGTGTGTCGAACTCGCGCGGATGATAGACCCGTCGCTGACCGACGAACTCAAACACGTCCCCGCCGTCGCCGGCCTCTCGGACCGGTCCAGTGCCGACGCGATGGACGACTTCCTCGCCCTCGCCAGCGAGCGCGGGTACGAGGAGTCCGACCTCCGGGACGTGGGCGAGGCCCTCGATTATGCCACCCACTGGCTGAAGTACAACGACGGCCGCGAACTCATCGACGACGTGCTCAACGTCGCCTGTGACGACCGGTCCCGCCACGAGGAACTGGTCGAGTTCCTCGCCGACCGTGCCGAACGCGACGTGGAGAAACAACTCGACGCCGCGATGCCCCACGTCGAACACGAGCGGCTGGACAACAGTGCCCACCTCTACCGCATCGACGTGGAGAACCACGCCCACCGGTTCACCTACCCCGCGCCCGGAAAGACGACCGGCGAGATACACGACCGCAAGGTCGCAGAGACCGGCGACCCCGTCATCACCATCGGCTACGGTCCCGACTTCGCCGTTCTACGCTCGGACGGCGTGCGCCTCGACATCCCGGTAATGGTCGAGGAACTCACCGAGGAAGTCGACGGCGGCGGCGTCTCCGGTGGCGGCCACCTCGTCGTCGGGTCTATCAAGTTCGTCGCCGGGATGCGCGAGGAGGTCATCGACGCCCTCGTCGAGAAGATGGCCGACGCCGAACTCGACGAGGACCTCTCTGCGACCCTCTCGACCGACGACTGA
- a CDS encoding Mov34/MPN/PAD-1 family protein: MRLFRSGEILGIAEDALEFALEASEDAHPDEYMGLLRGEDARTLGLDRDGTVITDVLVIPGTESNPVSATVKTNMVPNDIRAAGSVHSHPNGVLRPSNADLGTFHKGKVHIIIGAPYGKTDWQAFDTEGEPRDLDVLDVEMPDEQFFDFTQADIDAELRDEDGGLR; this comes from the coding sequence ATGCGGCTGTTCCGGTCCGGGGAAATTCTCGGTATCGCCGAGGACGCGCTGGAGTTCGCCCTCGAAGCGTCGGAGGACGCCCATCCCGACGAGTACATGGGCTTGCTTCGCGGCGAGGACGCACGGACGCTCGGCCTCGACCGCGACGGCACCGTCATCACCGACGTACTCGTCATCCCCGGTACCGAATCCAACCCCGTCAGCGCGACGGTCAAGACCAACATGGTTCCCAACGACATCCGCGCGGCCGGGTCGGTCCACTCTCACCCAAACGGGGTTCTCCGCCCGAGCAACGCCGACCTCGGAACCTTTCACAAGGGCAAGGTCCACATCATCATCGGCGCGCCGTACGGGAAGACCGACTGGCAGGCCTTCGACACCGAGGGCGAGCCACGGGACCTCGACGTGTTGGACGTGGAAATGCCCGACGAGCAGTTCTTCGACTTCACGCAGGCCGACATCGACGCCGAACTGCGCGACGAGGACGGGGGGCTCCGATGA
- the ribH gene encoding 6,7-dimethyl-8-ribityllumazine synthase: MVRLGLVVAQFNRDVTEEMERKALDAADERGVDVVETVHVPGAYDTPLAADRLARREDIDAVTVVGAIKSGDTDHDEVIGTAMAQGLTDVSLDRDTPVTLGVTGPGMSMDEAHARLDYGAQALDGAVDLVESL; this comes from the coding sequence ATGGTACGGCTCGGACTGGTGGTCGCGCAGTTCAACCGCGACGTCACCGAAGAGATGGAGCGGAAGGCCCTCGACGCGGCCGACGAGCGGGGCGTGGACGTCGTCGAGACGGTTCACGTCCCCGGCGCGTACGACACGCCGCTGGCGGCCGACCGCCTCGCCCGTCGTGAGGACATCGACGCCGTGACCGTCGTCGGAGCCATCAAGTCGGGCGACACCGACCACGACGAAGTCATCGGCACCGCGATGGCACAGGGACTGACCGACGTGAGCCTCGACCGGGACACGCCCGTCACGCTGGGCGTCACCGGACCCGGGATGAGCATGGACGAGGCCCACGCCCGCCTCGACTACGGCGCGCAAGCACTGGACGGAGCCGTCGACCTCGTAGAATCACTATGA
- a CDS encoding pyridoxal phosphate-dependent aminotransferase has protein sequence MTLDFADRVQRVEPSATLAISNRAAELEADGVDVVDLSVGEPDFDTPENVKAAAEDALDAGHTGYTSSNGIPELKRAIADKLRADGLDHDPENIIVTPGGKQALFEIFMSTIDGDDGSHPSSSGTSSRSGDEVCLLDPAWVSYEAMVKMAGGSLARVDLSPHEFQLEPALDELAATVSDDTELLVVNSPSNPTGAVYSDAALEGVRDLAVEHDITVISDEIYKEITYGVEQTSLGSLDGMGDRTITLNGFSKAYAMTGWRLGYFAGPEELVSQAGKLHSHSVSCAVNFVQHAGVEALENTDEAVVEMREAFEERRDMLADLFAEHGVDVPVGDGAFYMMLPVDEDDQSWCEAAIDEAHVATVPGSAFGTPGYARLSYAASTERLQEGVERLADADLL, from the coding sequence ATGACACTGGACTTCGCAGACCGCGTGCAGCGAGTCGAACCGAGCGCGACCCTCGCGATAAGCAACAGGGCCGCCGAACTCGAAGCCGACGGCGTCGACGTCGTCGACCTGAGCGTCGGGGAACCCGACTTCGACACCCCCGAGAACGTCAAGGCCGCCGCCGAGGACGCCCTCGACGCCGGGCACACGGGCTACACTTCCTCGAACGGCATCCCCGAGTTGAAGCGGGCTATCGCCGACAAACTCCGGGCCGACGGTCTCGACCACGACCCCGAGAACATCATCGTCACGCCCGGGGGCAAGCAGGCACTGTTCGAGATTTTCATGTCCACCATCGACGGCGATGACGGGTCACACCCGTCATCTAGCGGGACTTCGTCCCGCTCTGGCGACGAGGTGTGCCTGCTCGACCCGGCGTGGGTCTCCTACGAGGCGATGGTCAAGATGGCCGGCGGGTCGCTCGCCCGAGTCGACCTCTCGCCCCACGAGTTCCAACTGGAACCGGCACTCGACGAACTCGCGGCGACGGTGTCCGACGACACCGAACTGCTGGTGGTCAACTCCCCCTCGAACCCGACGGGTGCAGTGTACTCCGACGCCGCCCTCGAAGGCGTCCGTGACCTCGCCGTCGAACACGACATCACGGTCATCTCCGACGAAATCTACAAGGAGATAACCTACGGCGTCGAACAGACGAGTCTCGGTTCGCTCGACGGAATGGGCGACCGGACGATTACCCTCAACGGCTTCTCGAAGGCCTACGCCATGACGGGGTGGCGACTCGGCTACTTCGCCGGCCCCGAAGAACTGGTCTCACAGGCCGGCAAACTCCACAGCCACTCCGTCTCGTGTGCCGTCAACTTCGTCCAACACGCGGGCGTCGAGGCACTGGAGAACACCGACGAGGCGGTCGTCGAGATGCGCGAGGCGTTCGAGGAACGTCGGGACATGCTCGCGGACCTGTTCGCCGAACACGGCGTCGACGTGCCGGTCGGCGACGGAGCCTTCTACATGATGCTCCCCGTCGACGAGGACGACCAGTCGTGGTGTGAGGCGGCAATCGACGAGGCACACGTCGCCACCGTCCCCGGGAGCGCGTTCGGGACGCCCGGCTACGCCCGCCTCTCCTACGCGGCCAGCACGGAACGGTTGCAGGAGGGCGTCGAGCGACTGGCCGACGCGGACCTGCTCTGA
- a CDS encoding flippase activity-associated protein Agl23 — protein sequence MATVEDDETTPTARWSETETRFGVDRLTLAVVGVVLVALLLRLVALGERTAHWDEGRVGWWILEFVRTNNYEYDAIIHGPFYHHVNRVLFGLFGNTDAAMRLAPAVLGGLLPMSALGLRHRLRDSETLLVAAFLAVTPIALYYSRFMRGDPIVAFSMFAAFVLFVRVVDFGSKPAFFGGIALVAVAFTAKENAILYLVTWLGAAVLLLDHRLFVAADEGEDWTDVTGGHLRRVGGGLRRWWPFLVVGLAEFLFVVVWFYAPRAGDPTAIGLNNVAANPSILPEVLREATVGSWTEFYSSWVGGGHQDHAYLPYLGDFVRTLAYGAPVVCLLAVVGFVVDRYAEAGPSDLVSFAAYWGFVSVLGYPIVTDIMAPWATLNAAVPLVIPAAVGGALLVRWGRGALAEDDHLGVGIAAVLLVVLVAGIAGASVWGVYLAPQAEENEIVQYAQPGDNLQPALDRMEVAAAANNGTDVLLYGDYFVDGDEEAERTPACAAWFDSLPLPWYFAAHNATVDCAETSADLPEKAAENPPIVITRQSENATVRRQFPDYWTATYELRTYNTETLILFHPDYVNESRQEVEPPS from the coding sequence ATGGCAACGGTCGAGGACGACGAGACCACGCCCACCGCCCGCTGGTCCGAGACCGAGACACGCTTCGGCGTCGACCGCCTGACGCTCGCCGTCGTCGGCGTCGTACTGGTCGCCCTCCTGCTCCGTCTGGTCGCGCTGGGCGAACGGACCGCTCACTGGGACGAGGGCCGCGTCGGTTGGTGGATTCTCGAGTTCGTGCGAACCAACAACTACGAGTACGACGCCATCATCCACGGCCCCTTCTACCACCACGTCAACCGGGTCCTGTTCGGCCTGTTCGGCAACACGGACGCGGCGATGCGGCTCGCGCCCGCGGTCCTCGGCGGCCTCCTCCCGATGTCAGCGTTGGGCCTCCGACACCGCCTCCGTGACAGCGAGACGCTGCTCGTGGCCGCCTTTCTCGCCGTCACGCCCATCGCCCTCTACTACTCGCGGTTCATGCGCGGCGACCCCATCGTCGCCTTCTCGATGTTCGCGGCGTTCGTCCTGTTCGTCCGCGTCGTCGACTTCGGGAGCAAGCCCGCGTTCTTCGGGGGCATCGCGCTCGTCGCCGTCGCCTTCACCGCAAAGGAGAACGCCATCCTCTACCTCGTGACGTGGCTCGGGGCGGCCGTCCTCCTGCTCGACCACCGCTTGTTCGTCGCCGCCGACGAGGGCGAGGACTGGACGGACGTGACCGGGGGTCACCTGCGGCGCGTCGGCGGTGGCCTCCGGCGGTGGTGGCCGTTCCTCGTCGTCGGCCTCGCCGAGTTCCTGTTCGTCGTGGTGTGGTTCTACGCGCCGCGGGCTGGCGACCCGACTGCGATTGGGTTGAACAACGTCGCGGCGAACCCCTCGATACTTCCGGAGGTGCTTCGGGAGGCGACGGTCGGGTCGTGGACGGAGTTCTACTCCTCGTGGGTCGGCGGCGGCCACCAAGACCACGCCTACCTGCCGTATCTCGGTGACTTCGTGCGGACGCTTGCCTACGGCGCGCCGGTCGTCTGTCTGCTCGCAGTCGTCGGGTTCGTGGTCGACCGCTACGCCGAGGCGGGGCCGAGTGACCTCGTGTCCTTCGCGGCGTACTGGGGGTTCGTCTCGGTGCTCGGCTACCCAATCGTAACCGACATCATGGCACCGTGGGCGACGCTCAACGCCGCCGTCCCGCTCGTGATACCGGCGGCCGTCGGCGGGGCGTTGCTGGTCCGCTGGGGGCGCGGCGCGCTCGCGGAAGACGACCACCTCGGCGTCGGCATCGCCGCCGTCCTGCTAGTCGTCCTCGTCGCGGGCATCGCGGGGGCGAGCGTCTGGGGCGTCTACCTCGCGCCACAAGCCGAGGAGAACGAGATAGTCCAGTACGCCCAACCCGGCGACAACCTCCAGCCGGCACTGGACCGAATGGAGGTCGCGGCCGCGGCCAACAACGGCACTGACGTGTTGCTGTACGGCGACTACTTCGTCGACGGAGATGAGGAGGCAGAGCGTACCCCGGCGTGTGCAGCGTGGTTCGACTCGCTGCCACTCCCGTGGTATTTCGCGGCCCACAACGCGACGGTCGACTGTGCCGAGACGAGTGCAGACCTCCCCGAGAAAGCCGCCGAGAACCCACCCATCGTCATCACGCGCCAGTCCGAGAACGCCACCGTCCGCCGGCAGTTCCCCGACTACTGGACTGCGACCTACGAACTGCGGACCTACAACACGGAGACGCTGATTCTGTTCCACCCGGACTACGTGAACGAGTCGCGACAAGAGGTCGAACCGCCGTCCTGA